In Sphingomonas sp. LR60, the following are encoded in one genomic region:
- a CDS encoding response regulator — MKTCLIVDDSKVIRKVARHILEALDFSVSEAGDGREALTQCRQSCPDVILLDWNMPVMSGMEFLRALGEEPMPHRPKVVFCTTENGMAHIRAAIEAGADEYVMKPFDRETLHSKLQIVGVA; from the coding sequence ATGAAGACCTGCCTGATCGTCGATGATTCGAAGGTGATCCGCAAGGTGGCGCGTCACATTCTGGAGGCGCTCGACTTTTCCGTTTCGGAGGCGGGCGACGGTCGCGAGGCGCTGACGCAATGCCGGCAGTCGTGCCCCGACGTGATCCTGCTCGACTGGAACATGCCGGTCATGAGCGGCATGGAATTCCTGCGCGCGCTCGGCGAGGAGCCGATGCCGCATCGTCCGAAGGTGGTGTTCTGCACCACCGAGAACGGCATGGCGCACATCCGCGCCGCGATCGAGGCGGGTGCCGACGAATATGTGATGAAGCCGTTCGACCGGGAGACGTTGCACAGCAAGCTCCAGATCGTCGGCGTCGCCTGA
- a CDS encoding chemotaxis protein CheA has translation MDDLLQEFIAETRETLEAISGEIVGWEADPGDRSRLDAIFRFVHTIKGSCGFLDLPRLARLSHAAEDALAAVRAGERAPDQALVTVILAIIDRIGEIVEAIDAGEALSEAGEAMLIAALDGAIAGETGTLAELADAPAVPSATRAAPKRSVRLSVDLLDRMMSGVSDMVLARNQLARHLRMIDDPRLESMLERLSISVDELRDTVTRTRMQRVESLFSALPRLARDSAAALDKSVVLTIEGGDVELDREMIELLRDPLVHLVRNAVDHGIEDRAGRMRAGKPAAGQLRIVARQAGNLIIIEIVDDGRGIDSERLLAKALREQPERAAELAALDEEGRLKLIFEPGLSSRDEVTALSGRGVGMDVVKANVEQAGGRISLTSRPGQGLTIALEVPLTLAILNAVLVDAAGTRFAIPRQSVDEIVAVDGGAVRVDRIAAGAVVLLRGQRLPMVSLPTLLGQDETQAAPGFLAIVSLREGRFALALDGVRDTQELVVKPAAPAVMCAGIYAGQMLPDDGAPILLLDCSAIAARAALAFERPDAAVAEAEMVEPVRALLFDDIDGVRRMIVSDAVDRIEGVAPGAVRALAGGLWLTIGDRSIPVWAGTGAVAGEVRKVLRLQLDDQELAYPIADPIEIVPLPQEIAPAANPHGVIAGLAVIDGEPIELVDPLALFDDAPAIAERPLCLLHGAESGWMEAFLKPAIEQAGYRVVRRAPPGTPVTLALTMEDDADAPPVPALRLSRERGKPLYRFDRAALIAALKGYAA, from the coding sequence ATGGACGATCTGCTGCAGGAATTCATTGCCGAGACGCGCGAGACGCTCGAGGCGATCTCGGGCGAGATCGTGGGTTGGGAGGCCGACCCCGGCGATCGCTCGCGGCTGGATGCGATTTTTCGGTTCGTCCACACGATAAAGGGCAGCTGCGGCTTCCTCGACCTGCCGCGGCTGGCGCGGCTGAGCCACGCCGCCGAGGACGCGCTCGCGGCGGTGCGCGCGGGCGAGCGTGCGCCGGATCAGGCCCTGGTGACGGTGATCCTCGCGATCATCGACCGGATCGGCGAGATCGTCGAGGCGATCGATGCCGGCGAGGCGCTGTCCGAGGCCGGCGAGGCGATGCTGATCGCGGCGCTGGACGGCGCGATTGCGGGCGAGACGGGCACGCTGGCCGAACTGGCGGATGCGCCTGCGGTCCCGTCTGCGACACGCGCCGCGCCGAAGCGTTCGGTCCGCCTGTCGGTCGACCTTCTCGACCGGATGATGAGCGGCGTGTCGGATATGGTGCTGGCCCGCAACCAGCTGGCGCGCCACCTGCGGATGATCGACGATCCGCGGCTCGAATCGATGCTGGAGCGGCTGAGCATCTCGGTCGACGAATTGCGCGACACGGTGACGCGGACGCGGATGCAGCGCGTCGAATCGCTGTTTTCGGCACTTCCGCGATTGGCGCGCGATTCGGCGGCGGCGCTCGACAAATCGGTGGTGCTGACGATCGAGGGCGGCGACGTCGAGCTGGACCGCGAGATGATCGAGCTGCTGCGCGATCCGCTCGTGCATCTGGTCCGCAACGCGGTCGATCACGGGATCGAGGATCGCGCCGGACGGATGCGTGCGGGCAAGCCCGCCGCCGGGCAATTGCGGATCGTCGCGCGACAGGCCGGCAACCTCATCATCATCGAGATCGTCGACGACGGACGCGGGATCGACAGCGAGCGATTGCTCGCCAAGGCGTTGCGCGAACAACCGGAGCGCGCCGCCGAACTCGCCGCCCTGGACGAGGAAGGGCGGCTGAAGCTGATCTTCGAGCCCGGCCTGTCGTCGCGCGACGAAGTGACCGCGCTGTCCGGACGCGGCGTCGGAATGGACGTGGTGAAGGCCAATGTCGAACAGGCCGGCGGACGCATCTCGCTGACGAGTCGACCGGGGCAGGGGCTGACGATCGCGCTGGAAGTGCCGTTGACGCTCGCGATCCTCAACGCGGTGCTGGTCGATGCCGCGGGCACGCGCTTCGCGATCCCGCGCCAATCGGTCGACGAGATCGTGGCGGTGGACGGCGGCGCGGTGCGGGTCGACCGTATCGCGGCCGGAGCGGTGGTGCTGCTGCGCGGGCAACGCCTGCCGATGGTGTCGCTGCCGACGCTGCTGGGACAGGACGAGACTCAGGCGGCGCCCGGCTTCCTCGCGATCGTGTCGTTGCGCGAAGGGCGATTCGCGCTGGCGCTCGATGGCGTCCGCGATACGCAGGAATTGGTGGTCAAGCCTGCCGCCCCGGCGGTGATGTGCGCTGGCATCTATGCCGGCCAGATGTTGCCCGACGACGGGGCGCCGATCCTGCTGCTGGATTGCTCCGCGATTGCGGCGCGCGCGGCGCTGGCGTTCGAGCGCCCCGATGCCGCGGTGGCGGAGGCCGAGATGGTCGAGCCGGTCCGCGCCTTGCTGTTCGACGACATCGACGGCGTGCGCCGGATGATCGTGTCCGACGCGGTCGACCGGATCGAGGGCGTCGCGCCTGGCGCCGTGCGCGCGCTGGCTGGTGGTCTATGGCTGACGATCGGTGACCGTTCGATCCCAGTCTGGGCCGGAACCGGCGCCGTCGCGGGCGAGGTGCGGAAGGTGCTGCGCCTCCAGCTCGACGATCAGGAACTCGCCTATCCGATCGCCGATCCGATCGAGATCGTGCCGTTGCCACAGGAGATCGCACCGGCGGCCAACCCGCATGGTGTGATCGCAGGACTGGCGGTGATCGACGGAGAGCCGATCGAACTGGTCGATCCGCTCGCCTTGTTCGACGACGCGCCTGCGATCGCCGAGCGCCCGCTGTGCCTGCTCCACGGTGCCGAGAGCGGCTGGATGGAGGCGTTCCTGAAACCGGCGATCGAGCAGGCGGGATATCGTGTCGTCCGTCGCGCACCGCCGGGCACGCCGGTGACGCTGGCGCTGACGATGGAGGATGACGCCGACGCGCCACCGGTGCCGGCGCTGCGCCTTAGCCGCGAGCGCGGCAAACCGCTCTATCGGTTTGATCGCGCCGCGTTGATCGCCGCACTGAAGGGATATGCCGCATGA
- a CDS encoding chemotaxis protein CheW codes for MNEALHLVARVGDRGLLFDAERVDSVVEVHSTVPAPGAAPAVVGLAAMRSRVATVIDVRALFGGTPMERDGKGGRAVATLVDGHLYAIAVDALEDVATFTLAPAPIAQGAAGEWDFVTGVAEGDGETLMAVDIDRLVARASALS; via the coding sequence ATGAACGAGGCCCTGCATCTGGTCGCGCGGGTTGGTGACCGCGGGTTGCTGTTCGATGCCGAACGCGTCGATTCGGTGGTGGAGGTCCACAGCACCGTTCCCGCACCGGGCGCTGCTCCCGCAGTGGTCGGGCTAGCGGCGATGCGCAGTCGCGTCGCGACGGTGATCGACGTGCGCGCGCTGTTCGGCGGTACGCCGATGGAGCGCGACGGCAAGGGCGGCCGCGCGGTCGCGACGCTGGTCGACGGGCATCTCTACGCCATCGCCGTCGACGCGCTGGAGGATGTCGCAACCTTCACGCTCGCGCCCGCGCCGATCGCACAGGGCGCGGCGGGCGAATGGGACTTCGTCACCGGCGTTGCGGAGGGCGATGGCGAAACGCTGATGGCGGTCGACATCGACCGGCTGGTCGCGCGCGCCAGTGCGCTGAGCTGA
- a CDS encoding J domain-containing protein, which produces MARIPTRSNDWGFPRWRGYGANREATTVRLCDRHGCNEPGICPAPKSPNSPERWYFCQAHAAEYNRGWNYFEGLSAEEAAQREANERRDAGGFSQSKHQAWAGSGDGSRSRDELRALEVLELEVDASFDDVRLAWRRLAKSNHPDVRPGDKDAATRFQAIQAAYDVLRVAEEARTWKPRAEP; this is translated from the coding sequence ATGGCACGTATTCCCACCCGATCGAACGACTGGGGCTTTCCCCGCTGGCGCGGCTATGGCGCCAATCGCGAGGCGACGACCGTGCGGCTGTGCGACCGCCACGGCTGTAACGAACCGGGGATCTGCCCCGCGCCCAAGTCGCCGAACAGTCCGGAGCGCTGGTATTTTTGCCAAGCGCATGCCGCCGAATACAATCGTGGCTGGAATTATTTCGAGGGCCTGTCCGCCGAGGAGGCCGCGCAGCGCGAGGCGAACGAGCGGCGCGATGCCGGCGGTTTCTCGCAGTCGAAGCATCAGGCCTGGGCCGGCTCGGGCGATGGCTCGCGTTCGCGCGACGAACTGCGCGCGCTGGAGGTGCTTGAGCTGGAGGTCGATGCGTCGTTCGACGATGTGCGGCTGGCGTGGCGACGGTTGGCGAAGTCGAACCATCCCGACGTGCGGCCCGGCGACAAGGACGCCGCGACGCGCTTCCAGGCGATCCAGGCCGCCTATGACGTGCTGCGCGTCGCTGAGGAGGCGCGGACGTGGAAGCCGCGCGCCGAGCCATGA
- a CDS encoding chemotaxis protein CheB → MIPRSDSAGSARRVPRVLIVDDSAVARAALSRFISGSGRFDLAAALPDAQRALAFLRTEPVDFILLDLIMPHQSGIEALPELLKAGAGARVLVVSSSAAEGAAVTMRALALGAADTLVKPSIGAFAGRFGETLLARLDLLAAHGVNRPLPRRATIMTPPPFDAIAIGASTGGIHALASLLEQVPATITQPIFVTQHLPPSFSPYYAAQVGVFAKRPSSIAHERRRVVGGEVLIAPGDAHLLATMQPDGHIATRLSQTPSPTGNLPSVDPMLTSLAQTYGPRLLAIVLTGMGRDGLEGARAVRAAGGTIVVQDRESSVVWGMPGAVAEAGLADAVLAPQEIGTMIAARRTGARG, encoded by the coding sequence ATGATCCCGCGTAGCGACTCGGCCGGCTCGGCCCGGCGTGTGCCGCGTGTGCTGATCGTCGACGATTCGGCGGTCGCACGCGCCGCACTGTCGCGCTTCATCAGCGGCAGTGGTCGGTTCGATCTCGCCGCGGCGCTGCCGGACGCGCAGCGCGCGCTCGCTTTCCTGCGTACCGAACCAGTCGATTTCATCCTGCTCGACCTCATCATGCCGCATCAGAGCGGGATCGAGGCACTGCCCGAGCTGCTGAAGGCCGGCGCGGGCGCGCGCGTGCTGGTGGTATCGAGTTCGGCCGCCGAGGGGGCAGCGGTGACGATGCGCGCGCTGGCGCTCGGCGCCGCCGACACGTTGGTGAAGCCCAGCATCGGCGCCTTCGCCGGTCGGTTCGGCGAGACGTTGCTGGCGCGGCTGGATCTGCTCGCTGCTCACGGCGTCAATCGCCCGCTCCCACGCCGTGCGACGATCATGACGCCGCCGCCGTTCGATGCGATCGCGATCGGCGCATCGACGGGTGGCATCCACGCGCTCGCGTCGTTGCTGGAGCAGGTGCCTGCGACGATCACGCAGCCTATCTTCGTCACGCAGCATCTCCCGCCGTCCTTCTCGCCCTATTACGCCGCGCAGGTCGGCGTGTTCGCCAAGCGACCGTCATCGATCGCGCACGAGCGGCGACGCGTGGTCGGCGGCGAGGTGCTGATCGCGCCGGGCGACGCGCATCTGCTGGCCACTATGCAGCCCGATGGACATATCGCCACGCGCCTGTCGCAAACGCCGAGCCCGACCGGGAACCTGCCGTCGGTCGATCCGATGCTCACCAGTCTCGCGCAAACCTATGGCCCGCGCCTGCTGGCGATCGTGCTGACCGGTATGGGGCGCGACGGGCTCGAAGGTGCGCGCGCGGTGCGTGCCGCTGGCGGGACGATCGTGGTGCAGGATCGTGAGTCGTCGGTCGTCTGGGGTATGCCGGGCGCCGTGGCGGAGGCAGGGCTCGCCGACGCGGTGCTCGCGCCGCAGGAGATCGGCACGATGATCGCGGCGCGCCGCACCGGTGCGCGCGGCTGA
- a CDS encoding N-acetylmuramoyl-L-alanine amidase — protein sequence MRCREVPSPNSNERLLPISMIVLHYTGMKTAQEALDRLCDPAAEVSCHYFVDEDGTITRLVPDEKRAWHAGAAHWRGVTDVNSAAIGIEIVNPGHDHGYRAFPEPQVDAVIRLVAHLKDMYEITRGNIVGHSDVAPLRKRDPGELFPWHRLARLRLALPRPTKNLVDPLWGEAAFCLALERFGYDVSDRMAAIMAFQRRFRPELIDGEMDAECRMILLALLLPKPQGDD from the coding sequence ATGAGGTGCCGCGAGGTGCCGTCGCCGAACTCCAACGAGCGGTTGCTGCCGATCTCGATGATCGTGCTGCACTATACCGGCATGAAGACCGCGCAGGAGGCGCTCGACCGGCTCTGCGACCCGGCCGCCGAAGTGTCATGCCATTATTTCGTCGACGAGGACGGCACGATCACGCGGCTGGTGCCCGACGAAAAGCGCGCGTGGCACGCGGGTGCGGCGCATTGGCGTGGCGTGACCGACGTCAATTCCGCCGCGATCGGCATCGAGATCGTCAACCCCGGTCACGATCATGGCTATCGCGCTTTCCCGGAGCCACAGGTCGATGCGGTGATCCGGCTCGTCGCGCATCTGAAGGATATGTACGAGATCACGCGCGGCAACATCGTCGGCCATTCCGACGTCGCGCCGCTGCGCAAGCGCGATCCGGGCGAGCTGTTTCCTTGGCATCGGCTCGCGCGACTGCGGCTGGCGCTGCCGCGACCGACAAAGAACCTTGTCGATCCGCTGTGGGGCGAGGCGGCATTCTGCCTCGCGCTGGAGCGGTTCGGTTACGACGTGAGCGACCGGATGGCGGCGATCATGGCGTTCCAGCGACGCTTCCGTCCCGAGTTGATCGACGGCGAGATGGACGCGGAATGCCGGATGATCCTGCTGGCGTTGCTGCTGCCGAAGCCGCAGGGGGATGATTGA
- a CDS encoding histidine phosphotransferase family protein, producing MSISPVDFASLLCSRLCHDLLSPVGALNNGLELLNDETDPEMRARCLDLLNESARTSANKLKFFRLAFGAAGGFGERVDVREARQAVEALLGDNKRLNLQWMVEAEELPKGAVKVLLNLALIAGDTLVRGGTVTIGTEESPEATEIVLRAEGPRIVLDPDLRATLTDGPADDAAVAPRAAAAFLIHELVREAGGSVVVSEPVDGALLFGAALPHR from the coding sequence ATGTCCATCAGCCCGGTCGATTTTGCCTCGCTCCTTTGTTCGCGGCTTTGCCACGATCTGCTGTCGCCGGTCGGCGCGCTCAACAACGGGCTGGAGCTGCTGAACGACGAGACCGATCCCGAAATGCGCGCGCGGTGCCTCGATCTGCTGAACGAAAGCGCGCGCACGTCGGCGAACAAGTTGAAGTTCTTTCGGCTGGCGTTCGGCGCCGCGGGCGGATTCGGGGAGCGGGTCGACGTGCGCGAGGCGCGGCAGGCGGTCGAGGCGCTGCTGGGCGACAACAAGCGGCTGAACCTGCAATGGATGGTCGAGGCCGAAGAACTGCCGAAGGGGGCGGTCAAGGTGCTGCTCAACCTCGCGCTGATCGCGGGCGATACCCTGGTGCGCGGCGGTACGGTGACGATCGGCACCGAGGAAAGCCCCGAGGCGACCGAGATTGTGTTGCGCGCCGAAGGTCCGCGGATCGTGCTCGACCCCGATCTGCGCGCCACGCTGACCGACGGGCCGGCGGACGATGCCGCGGTTGCGCCGCGCGCCGCGGCGGCGTTCCTCATCCACGAACTGGTGCGCGAGGCCGGGGGATCGGTGGTGGTCAGCGAGCCGGTGGATGGCGCGCTGCTGTTCGGCGCGGCGCTGCCGCACCGCTAA
- a CDS encoding CheR family methyltransferase produces MAEIDPGSARVFAALLEARTGQRIANGRSWRFEASLGPLLQAHALDRVDQLAARLIEGKDKQLADRIVDALLNQETSFFRDAGIIEGAAEAVAGRVPLRVWCAACATGQEPLSLAMLFAEAGGAMPEIVATDVSAAAIARAREGTYSQFEIQRGLPVRRMVKWFEPAAENHWRASAALLGAIHFRRHNLIVDMPPAGEFDLILCRNLLFYFAPHQREQVLARLAGALKPDGLLLLGAGETVIGQSERLRPSVRARGFYERVPSPGDSNRVYTGH; encoded by the coding sequence ATGGCGGAGATCGACCCCGGCTCGGCGCGCGTGTTCGCGGCGCTGCTGGAAGCGCGCACCGGGCAGCGGATCGCCAACGGCCGCAGCTGGCGCTTCGAAGCGTCACTGGGGCCGCTGCTGCAGGCCCATGCGCTCGACCGCGTCGACCAACTCGCCGCACGGCTCATCGAGGGCAAAGACAAGCAATTGGCGGACCGGATCGTCGACGCGCTGCTCAACCAGGAGACCTCTTTCTTCCGCGACGCCGGCATCATCGAGGGGGCGGCGGAGGCGGTCGCCGGACGGGTGCCGCTCCGTGTGTGGTGCGCCGCCTGCGCGACGGGGCAGGAGCCATTGTCGCTGGCGATGCTGTTTGCCGAAGCGGGCGGCGCGATGCCGGAGATTGTCGCCACCGACGTTTCCGCTGCGGCGATCGCGCGGGCGCGCGAAGGCACTTACTCGCAATTCGAGATCCAGCGCGGGTTGCCGGTGCGGCGGATGGTCAAATGGTTCGAACCTGCGGCCGAAAACCATTGGCGCGCGTCGGCCGCGTTGCTGGGCGCGATCCATTTCCGCCGCCACAATCTGATCGTCGATATGCCGCCGGCCGGTGAGTTCGACCTGATCCTCTGTCGTAACCTGTTGTTCTATTTCGCGCCCCATCAACGCGAGCAGGTGCTGGCGCGGCTGGCAGGCGCGCTGAAGCCCGATGGTTTGCTGTTGCTCGGCGCGGGCGAGACGGTGATCGGCCAGTCGGAACGGCTCCGCCCGAGCGTCCGCGCGCGCGGCTTCTACGAACGCGTTCCGAGCCCTGGCGACAGCAACCGGGTTTACACCGGGCACTGA
- the paoC gene encoding aldehyde oxidoreductase molybdenum-binding subunit PaoC, giving the protein MKFDTPAGRNPIDQQKVIGRPTDRIDGPLKVTGTAPYAFERNDVAPNHAYGVILGAAVAKGRITRIDTTDAQRAPGVLSIVTYENAGKLGKAKAHTATMLAGPEVEHYDQAVAIVVAETFEQARDAAKRVRVDYERVKGKYELKAAKDGAPIAKGDKMKTARGDFAGAFAGAPVKLDATYTTPDQSHMMMEPHATIAAWNGDELTLWTSNQMIAWAVRDMSETLLIPKEKVRVVSPYVGGGFGGKLWVRSDAVMASLGARAAGRPVKVALARPQLMNNTTHRPATIQRIRIGADKAGKITAIAHQTWSGDLPGGGPETAANQTQLLYAGANRLTETHLAVLDLPEANAMRAPGEGPGMMALEVAMDEMAEKLGMDPVRFRIVNDTMVDPEKPERKFSDRNLVRCLEEGAEKFGWDRRNPKPAQVRDGDWLVGMGMAAAFRNNMNMKSGARVGVDRKGMVTVATDMTDIGTGSYTIIAQTAAEMLGVPLDKVVVLLGDSRFPVSAGSGGQWGGNSSTAGVYAACLDLRRRIAQKLGFNSDDATFADGKVSSGNRSVDLAKAAGDEGISGEDTMEYGTLEKDYAQATFGAHFVEAAVNVYTGEIRVRRMSGVYDAGRILNPKSARSQVIGGMTMGIGAALMEDAVVDPRFGYFVNHDLAEYHVPVHLDVPHQEVVFLDTLDDKSSPMKAKGVGELGLCGAAAAVANAVYNACGVRIRDYPLTLDKVLEGLPMA; this is encoded by the coding sequence ATGAAGTTCGATACTCCCGCCGGCCGCAACCCGATCGACCAGCAAAAGGTCATCGGCCGGCCCACCGATCGCATCGACGGTCCGCTCAAGGTCACCGGCACCGCGCCTTATGCCTTCGAGCGCAACGACGTGGCGCCGAACCATGCTTATGGCGTGATCCTCGGCGCGGCGGTCGCCAAGGGGCGGATCACGCGGATCGACACGACGGACGCGCAGCGTGCGCCCGGCGTACTGTCGATCGTGACCTATGAGAATGCCGGCAAACTCGGGAAGGCCAAGGCGCATACTGCGACGATGCTCGCGGGTCCGGAGGTCGAGCATTACGACCAAGCGGTTGCGATCGTCGTGGCAGAGACGTTCGAGCAGGCGCGCGACGCCGCCAAGCGCGTCCGCGTCGACTATGAGCGCGTCAAGGGCAAGTATGAGCTGAAGGCCGCCAAGGACGGCGCGCCGATCGCCAAGGGCGACAAGATGAAGACCGCACGCGGCGACTTCGCGGGCGCCTTCGCAGGCGCGCCGGTCAAGCTCGATGCGACCTATACCACGCCCGACCAGAGCCACATGATGATGGAGCCGCACGCGACGATCGCGGCATGGAACGGCGACGAACTGACGTTGTGGACCAGCAACCAGATGATCGCCTGGGCCGTGCGCGACATGAGCGAAACGCTGCTGATCCCCAAGGAGAAGGTTCGCGTCGTCTCGCCCTATGTCGGCGGCGGGTTCGGCGGAAAATTGTGGGTGCGGTCGGACGCAGTAATGGCCTCGCTCGGCGCCAGGGCGGCGGGGCGACCGGTGAAGGTCGCGCTCGCCCGGCCGCAATTGATGAACAACACCACCCATCGTCCGGCGACGATCCAGCGCATCCGCATCGGCGCGGACAAGGCCGGCAAGATCACCGCGATCGCGCACCAGACGTGGTCGGGCGACCTGCCCGGCGGCGGACCGGAGACCGCGGCCAACCAGACGCAGCTCCTCTATGCCGGGGCGAACCGGCTGACCGAGACGCATCTCGCGGTGCTCGACCTGCCCGAAGCCAATGCGATGCGCGCGCCCGGCGAAGGCCCCGGCATGATGGCGCTGGAGGTCGCGATGGACGAGATGGCGGAGAAGCTCGGGATGGATCCCGTGCGCTTCCGCATCGTCAACGACACGATGGTCGACCCCGAGAAGCCCGAACGGAAGTTCTCCGATCGCAACCTCGTCCGATGCCTTGAGGAAGGGGCGGAGAAGTTCGGCTGGGATCGCCGCAACCCGAAGCCCGCACAGGTGCGTGACGGTGACTGGCTGGTCGGCATGGGCATGGCGGCGGCGTTCCGCAACAACATGAACATGAAGTCTGGCGCGCGGGTCGGCGTCGATCGCAAGGGCATGGTGACGGTCGCCACCGACATGACCGACATCGGCACCGGCAGCTATACGATCATCGCACAGACTGCTGCAGAGATGCTGGGCGTGCCGCTCGACAAGGTGGTAGTGCTGCTGGGCGACAGCCGCTTCCCGGTCTCGGCGGGGTCGGGCGGGCAATGGGGCGGCAACAGCTCGACCGCCGGCGTCTATGCCGCCTGCCTCGACCTGCGCCGCCGCATCGCGCAGAAACTCGGCTTCAACTCCGACGACGCAACCTTCGCCGACGGCAAGGTGTCGAGCGGCAACCGCTCGGTCGATCTCGCCAAGGCGGCGGGCGACGAGGGGATCAGCGGCGAAGACACGATGGAATATGGCACGCTGGAAAAGGACTACGCACAGGCGACCTTCGGCGCGCACTTCGTCGAGGCTGCGGTCAACGTCTACACCGGCGAAATCCGCGTGCGCCGGATGTCAGGCGTTTATGATGCCGGACGCATCCTCAATCCCAAATCGGCGCGCAGCCAGGTGATCGGCGGCATGACGATGGGGATCGGCGCGGCGTTGATGGAAGACGCAGTGGTCGACCCGCGCTTCGGCTATTTCGTGAACCACGATCTGGCCGAATATCACGTCCCTGTGCACCTCGACGTGCCGCATCAGGAGGTCGTGTTCCTCGACACGCTCGACGACAAGAGCTCGCCGATGAAGGCGAAGGGCGTCGGCGAACTGGGGCTATGCGGCGCGGCCGCGGCAGTGGCGAACGCAGTCTACAACGCCTGCGGTGTCCGCATCCGCGACTATCCGCTGACGCTCGACAAGGTGCTGGAGGGATTGCCGATGGCGTGA
- a CDS encoding (2Fe-2S) ferredoxin domain-containing protein, with protein MKDQVRAGWTGAVLVCGKCSKKLGGGFGAKGKTSLAKALRGEPGFGKGRKAAVGVVEVKCLGICPKGAVTVVDSRAPGCWRIVPLGVDVGALAGQLSE; from the coding sequence ATGAAGGATCAGGTGCGCGCCGGCTGGACGGGCGCGGTGCTGGTGTGCGGCAAATGTTCGAAGAAGCTGGGCGGCGGGTTCGGTGCGAAGGGCAAGACGTCGCTGGCGAAGGCGCTGCGCGGGGAGCCGGGGTTCGGCAAGGGTCGCAAGGCGGCGGTCGGGGTGGTTGAGGTGAAGTGTCTCGGGATTTGTCCGAAGGGGGCGGTGACGGTCGTCGACAGCCGGGCGCCAGGGTGCTGGCGGATCGTGCCGTTGGGGGTGGATGTCGGCGCGTTGGCGGGGCAGTTGAGCGAGTGA
- a CDS encoding M67 family metallopeptidase, with amino-acid sequence MVRITIAQRNELCARAAETDDEICGLLLGSGSDVARLVPCTNVAADPGVRFEIDPGALIAAHRAARGGGEQVIGHYHSHPSAVARPSPRDAADAAPDESIWLIVAGEVVTAWRAVADGAVHGRFDPLRLDVTGCADPGDSPQGVNPVSPR; translated from the coding sequence ATGGTCAGGATTACAATCGCTCAGCGAAACGAACTGTGCGCGCGGGCCGCCGAAACGGATGACGAGATTTGCGGCTTGTTGCTCGGTTCCGGGAGCGACGTCGCGCGGCTGGTGCCATGCACGAATGTCGCCGCCGATCCGGGAGTTCGGTTCGAGATCGACCCGGGAGCATTGATCGCCGCCCATCGCGCGGCACGCGGCGGGGGCGAGCAGGTGATCGGTCATTATCATTCGCATCCCTCCGCCGTCGCCCGGCCCTCGCCGCGCGACGCGGCGGATGCGGCACCGGACGAGAGCATCTGGCTGATCGTCGCGGGCGAGGTGGTGACGGCGTGGCGCGCGGTGGCGGATGGCGCGGTGCACGGGCGGTTCGATCCGCTGCGGCTGGACGTAACCGGTTGCGCCGATCCGGGCGACTCGCCACAAGGCGTTAATCCTGTTTCGCCGAGGTAA